The proteins below come from a single uncultured Carboxylicivirga sp. genomic window:
- a CDS encoding DNA polymerase III subunit gamma/tau encodes MEYIVSARKYRPATFKSVVGQGNITTTLKNAIKSNHLAHAYLFCGSRGVGKTTCARIFAKTINCANVSEDFEACNECESCKSFNENRSYNIHELDAASNNSVDDIRSLIDKVRVPPQLGSYSVYIIDEVHMLSQAAFNAFLKTLEEPPRHAIFVLATTEKHKILPTILSRCQIFDFNRITIADAVGHLKYVADSEGVKIEEEGLAVIAQKADGAMRDALSIFDQIVAFSGKEITYQQVIENLNVLDYDYYFKLVDAFLAEDYKEALLIFNDILLKGFDAQHFMAGLNSHVRDLLMCKDQSTAALMEIGESAKDKYVKQAAKCDNDFLYYALKVINDSEQQYKTAKNKRLHLEFALIRLSRIETEKKKRNS; translated from the coding sequence ATGGAATATATTGTTTCAGCACGAAAATACAGACCAGCAACATTTAAATCGGTTGTAGGACAGGGTAATATAACTACTACGCTAAAAAATGCAATTAAAAGCAATCATTTAGCGCATGCGTATCTTTTTTGTGGTTCGCGAGGAGTAGGTAAAACTACTTGTGCCCGTATTTTTGCCAAAACAATAAATTGTGCTAACGTAAGCGAAGACTTTGAAGCTTGTAATGAGTGTGAGTCGTGTAAATCGTTTAACGAAAATCGTTCGTACAATATTCACGAGCTGGATGCTGCCAGTAATAACTCGGTTGATGACATCCGAAGTCTGATTGATAAAGTGCGTGTTCCGCCTCAATTGGGTTCGTATTCGGTTTATATCATCGACGAGGTTCATATGTTGTCTCAAGCAGCATTTAATGCTTTCTTAAAAACGTTAGAAGAACCACCTCGGCATGCTATTTTTGTGTTGGCCACAACCGAGAAGCATAAAATTCTTCCTACTATTCTTTCGCGATGTCAGATTTTTGATTTCAATCGAATTACAATTGCTGATGCAGTTGGTCATTTAAAATATGTGGCCGATAGTGAAGGAGTAAAGATAGAAGAAGAAGGCTTAGCTGTGATTGCACAAAAGGCAGATGGAGCCATGCGTGATGCTCTTTCAATCTTCGATCAGATTGTTGCGTTCTCTGGAAAAGAAATTACATATCAGCAAGTAATTGAAAATCTTAATGTATTAGATTACGATTATTACTTTAAGTTGGTTGATGCTTTTCTTGCTGAAGATTATAAGGAAGCTTTATTGATTTTTAATGATATTTTATTAAAAGGATTCGATGCTCAGCATTTTATGGCAGGATTAAATAGCCATGTTCGTGATTTGTTGATGTGTAAAGATCAGTCAACTGCTGCATTGATGGAAATTGGCGAATCGGCGAAAGATAAGTATGTAAAACAGGCTGCTAAGTGCGATAATGATTTCTTATACTATGCATTAAAAGTAATAAATGATAGTGAGCAGCAATACAAAACTGCAAAAAATAAGCGACTTCATCTTGAATTCGCCCTGATACGATTGTCTCGTATCGAAACTGAAAAAAAAAAGAGGAATTCATAG
- a CDS encoding META domain-containing protein: MKYLFLLALSLLTFTSCKTMQKNTVNSSDLFIESNQWELSSFKGMTMQEAGFTQDVPHITINQEKSRIGGYTGCNSFGGDITIKDNTIEFGLFMATKRYCDGVPEAGFFELMNKKVTYSIDGNKLTFIKDGEDIMEFQLKPKEQ; this comes from the coding sequence ATGAAGTATTTATTTTTACTGGCATTATCATTACTTACCTTCACAAGTTGTAAAACAATGCAAAAAAACACAGTAAACTCTTCTGATTTATTTATCGAATCAAATCAGTGGGAATTAAGCTCTTTTAAAGGAATGACAATGCAGGAAGCAGGCTTTACCCAAGACGTTCCTCACATTACAATTAATCAGGAAAAAAGTCGCATTGGCGGATATACAGGCTGTAACTCTTTTGGTGGAGACATTACCATTAAAGATAACACCATAGAATTTGGCTTATTTATGGCTACTAAAAGATATTGCGATGGAGTACCTGAAGCTGGATTCTTCGAATTGATGAATAAAAAAGTAACCTATTCCATCGATGGAAATAAACTCACTTTTATAAAAGATGGTGAAGACATAATGGAGTT
- a CDS encoding SulP family inorganic anion transporter yields MNKVFKPKFFTLLRSGLVKQNLSKDILSGIVVGIVALPLAIAFAVASGVSPEKGLITAVVAGFIISLIGGSRVQIGGPTGAFIVIVYGILEQYGIDGLIISTILAGFILVAFGLLKLGSLLKYFPHPLIVGFTSGIALVIFSTQIKDALGLPIDKVPSVFHEKWMLYFSELSHINWIALAVTIVTILISVYSKKITNRIPGSFLAIIIITPIVYFFDLDVSTIETFFGNIPNRIAFSMPSVQFSELQNYLAPALTIALLGGIESLLSAVVSDGMIGGKHRSNTELIAQGIANLVTPFFGGIPATGAIARTATNVKNGGRTPLAGMIHAVTLLLIMLFLGPMAKLIPMSCLAGILIVVSYNMSEWRSFVAILKGSYFDILILLSTFLITVFFDLTLAIEVGVVLSAILFMKRMSDISEKRIDNVVDNDIIDDYSKLPKELNIYEISGPLFFASARRYSELIESIGLKSKVLIIRMRHVSFIDDTGLHNLKDTIQILRKEGVTVILSGINTEVKEDLRKLELVDLISEEYILDNFNDALNKACTLVPCNQ; encoded by the coding sequence ATGAACAAAGTATTTAAACCCAAATTCTTCACGTTACTTCGGTCGGGTTTGGTCAAGCAGAATTTGTCGAAAGATATTCTGTCAGGTATTGTAGTGGGTATTGTGGCCCTACCTCTTGCTATTGCATTCGCTGTTGCTTCTGGTGTTTCTCCCGAAAAAGGATTAATCACGGCAGTTGTTGCGGGTTTTATCATCTCTCTCATAGGGGGTAGTCGAGTTCAAATTGGAGGCCCTACAGGGGCCTTTATCGTTATTGTATACGGTATTCTTGAGCAATATGGTATTGATGGTTTGATTATATCAACCATTTTAGCCGGATTTATATTAGTTGCTTTTGGACTCCTGAAGTTAGGTTCTCTTTTAAAGTATTTTCCGCATCCTCTTATTGTGGGGTTTACAAGTGGAATTGCTTTGGTAATTTTTTCAACCCAAATAAAAGATGCACTAGGTTTACCAATTGATAAAGTTCCATCGGTATTTCACGAAAAGTGGATGCTTTATTTTTCAGAACTATCGCATATTAATTGGATAGCCTTGGCTGTTACAATTGTAACAATACTGATATCTGTTTATTCCAAAAAAATTACCAATCGTATACCGGGTTCGTTTTTGGCAATTATCATTATAACTCCCATAGTTTATTTCTTTGACTTAGATGTTTCTACTATCGAAACCTTTTTTGGAAATATTCCTAATCGAATCGCTTTTAGTATGCCATCAGTACAGTTCTCCGAATTGCAAAACTATTTAGCACCTGCATTAACAATCGCATTGTTAGGTGGTATTGAGTCTTTGTTGTCAGCTGTTGTTTCCGATGGCATGATTGGAGGTAAGCATCGATCAAATACCGAGTTGATTGCTCAGGGTATTGCCAATCTTGTAACTCCATTTTTTGGAGGAATACCTGCAACAGGTGCCATTGCTCGTACTGCAACCAATGTAAAAAATGGAGGTAGAACTCCTTTGGCAGGAATGATACATGCTGTTACATTGCTGTTAATCATGTTGTTCCTGGGGCCTATGGCAAAGTTAATTCCAATGTCATGCTTAGCTGGTATTCTAATTGTTGTTTCGTATAATATGAGTGAATGGCGATCGTTTGTGGCTATTCTGAAAGGAAGTTATTTCGATATCCTGATTTTACTATCTACATTTTTGATAACTGTTTTCTTTGATTTAACATTGGCTATTGAGGTAGGAGTAGTGCTTTCTGCCATCTTGTTTATGAAACGAATGTCGGATATCAGTGAAAAACGCATTGATAATGTTGTTGATAATGATATTATTGATGATTATTCAAAACTCCCTAAAGAGTTGAATATTTATGAAATTAGTGGGCCATTGTTTTTTGCATCTGCCAGAAGATATTCTGAACTAATTGAATCAATAGGATTAAAGAGTAAGGTGCTGATTATTCGAATGCGTCATGTTTCGTTTATTGATGATACAGGATTACATAACTTAAAAGACACCATTCAAATATTGAGAAAAGAAGGCGTTACCGTCATTTTATCGGGTATTAATACTGAAGTAAAAGAAGATTTACGGAAGCTTGAATTAGTTGATTTAATATCTGAAGAGTATATTCTCGATAATTTTAACGATGCATTAAATAAAGCCTGCACTTTGGTTCCTTGTAATCAATAA